The window CAAACTTGAAAATCTGAAGAACAGTATAAATAcatttgaaatatttatgaaccaatatattgtaaaatataaaaatagcaaaGTTTGCTATATATGTAAGgtaaaaagaaatatatttccttaaaaatgttaatataaatatgtacaaaaaatattatttacatgctatatttttttatcatattattattatcatcattatcatcatcattatcatcatcattatcatcatcattatcatcatcattttctGTCTGCAcgtatatacaaaaaatatctaCATCCATCATTTCTTATTTGCTATTTCAATTTCcagaacaaaataaatataaatgatgttCAAAAAATGGAAGACATTTGCCCTAAAATGTGGAAATATTTTCATGGCATAATTAACCAGCCACAATGCCCTTTACAAaggttaaaaaaaaaaatatgaccatgttcataattttttttcatttattttaaaaaaatgaacattaTGTCCtaaatattatgaacagagaataaataaaaaaatccacaaattattattttatataatccgCATGCATTTTAATATCATCATGTTAAAGTAGAGTGCTCCACATATTATCCCATGTTACACCACCTCATCACTCtagtttctttttttctctttttatttttagctTTGGAAAGGTTTTAAAAGTGAAAGATTTACGATTTGAAGAGCTCGAAAAGTATAAAGATATTTtacaaagaaaataaaactCTCAACATAATTGCCAAAACCCTTcacacataaatatatatatatatagaattaaaaaaaaaaaaaaagctatcctttctttattattattttataaatttccTATTTGTTTTCcacttatttatatattttttgtttaattttatttacacAACTATtactattaaaaaaaaatgttgatattattttatttaattgcCAATGTCTTAAAAATGTGAAACTGGGAATTGGCTTGTTTAAGGAATATACATATAGCACATATACAATTTTAGGTTAATgcacaaattaaaaaaaaaaaaagagaaagagAGAACAAAATGAggttgtatatatatatattttttttttaaaatataaaccTTTAAGATCTACAAATAAATTTGTGTGTAATAacaaaacattttttttactatatttgttttttttggctacctattttatttttttatatttctatttttCATGTTTTATGTATAGGCAATGCAAATTATGcgctattatttttttttcaaacaataaataatatattgttaataaaaaaagtgaaaaatattatgtacaGTCATAAAACTTATGCATATGTATCACACAATATATTAGTAGGATTATGAAAATGCATAacataaaaaagtataatatatattacacaCACAAACACaaacacacacacacatttTGTTTACTCTCTTGTCCACATgcatttttcatattattatttttttataaaaggaacgaaatataattatcatttatttttaaaaaccCGGTTGtgcatttattatttattcgcattttttttttatttttagctGTCTAATTttgaagaaatatattatatatatttttttttttaattccttaacttaattgataataaaaataaattatagcTCTCCATTTcgtgaatatatataatataccttggcgtatatataacatttatattttctttattttggaattttctttataatgcatgttaatatataaaaaaaaaaaaaaaaaaaaaaaacaagggGGAGAAAACATCGTTTGGCTATTTTAACATGCactcatatatataaatgtttaattatgataaaaaaaaaatatatatgtacatctATATATGTGGATCTACTTGATATACTAAGTTTggtaaaatttaaaaacataaaaaaaagaatctAATAATATAGTAAAGATCAAAATATGAAAGATAAAGAAATCGTAAAGTTAAATTCAAATGGTGATAACCATTTAATAAATCTTAAAAATGTGCAGGATCAAAATTTATCAAGTAGTGGTATTCCTTCTCGCTATTCATCATTTGAATCAGATGTACAAACaccaaaacaaaaaaatgataacatCTATAATACTAATAAACTTAACAAAAGTATGAACAACACATCATTAATTGCTGATACTCaatattgtaataataaGACTGATGATACAAACTTATCAGAAAAACAacttttacaaaaatatatttcaaataattctacatataaatatactaaCTCTATAGATcatcaaaatataatgaatacACATAATGAAGATTTGTCTACATACAAAAGAAATGACATAACTGAACATATTGATATAAAGAAtcataataaagaaaataaaaaaaatgaacatgaAGAATTAAAAGTAGGTcatgatttaaattttcataacaatttttataaaaaagatgaaatgtgtgaaaaaaaattaatagaacccataaaaaatacatctataaaaaaagaagagaATCAAAAAGATACCATGAAAATATTTGTTAGTAATTATGgagataatatatatagaaatacAGAAATAGACAAACATCAAACAGAATCatgcaaaaattatacagatcaaaaatataaaactcaatattatgatgaaaataaattatcacctctatataaaaataaaagtgataaattttatgatacaTTTAgcgaagaaaaaaaagaattacaTTTTAATTCAATAGATAAGCTAATGAAAGaaatacaaatatttaataattcgaTGCAAACTATAACATCTAATGATCCTacttttatacaaaaaaataataaacaaatttattcagaaaataattcaaataaaagagaaacaaacgaaataaataatagtcTTATTATGGAAAACATAGTTAGTTCTAATATATCGACAGATGCATGTTTTGGTGAATCGTCTCAAAATTCTAATCGAGAAACATCAACTATCCTTGATAATGaagaatataattttcaagAATATTCCAATAATAATtgttatgaaaaaaatgaatccATAAAgagttttaaaaattttgttaaatCTGAAATAAAAACAGAAAACCCTATTTTGTATACTGAGGGTAAAACCCCTCAACATACAGAATCAAAACAGAACAACTTAATGGACAGTCAGTTAAATAAATCAGATGTAGAATACACTGATCAAGAATCTGATAATAACAACTTATACAAACAAAATGATGTATCACCAACATCAATGAAATTAACAGATGTAGAACCATATGCCAAGTTAGATAATGAAGAATCTATTGAAACTAGTAAAATATCATCTACACAATGggaagaaatgaaaaaaagttTTTATGATATCGAAAATAACTTGCTATATCTAAACAGAGAAAAACATTGTTCTTTGGAACGAAACATAGAAGGAACCAAACTATTGAATCTAAACGATTCTGAAATGAATGAAGAAATGAATGAAGAAATGAATCAAGAAATGAATGAAGAGAAAGATGAGACGCCAAAaatatcatattatactGATCATcattatatagaaaaaaacgaAGAAGTCATAAAATCACATTTAGATTCTGATAAAAATTCTACAATTtacaattatatacataaagaTTCATTTCCAAATTATGAATATGATGATACTGAAACTAAACATCTAaatattctaaaaaattGTTCAGAAAAAGATGAAGcatttcaaaataaaaatcatatatctgaacaatttaattataattatttacatGATTCCactaataaacaaaattcaataaatttatttactcCAAAAGCTTATCAAAATAATCCAAGTTGTTATTATACTGATAAGGAAATTGATATTCATTCTCCTCATTCTAGAAGAGATGTACTTCCTGATCTTAACTTGGAAAGATGCATCTATTCGAAGGAGGGTTCTCCTACTGGTGCAATTGATACTCCTAATGGTGTTGATACATCTAATAGAACCGACACATCTAACAGAACCGATACAGCTAAAATTAACCCAGGAGGAAAGGGAAAAACACCACGAAGTTCAAAAAGTGGAGGATCTACCAAAGCATCTTTTGCAATCGTAAAAACTggaaaaacaaaacaaacaGAAAAGGATATAGTTAAAACACCAAAAATtgtcaaaaaaaatgaaggaaATGCAAGAACAAGTGTCAATGGAAATTCAAGCGGAAATGTAGGAACAAAATCTCCTTcaagttataatatttcatcaAGTTCAAATTATTCTACACAATGTAATAATGGAGGAAATGGAATAACTCCTACATCTactaaaacaaataaaaatgaaaaagatatAACATACAATATGAATGTTGTAATTAGATGTAGACCCATGAGTAatagtgaaaaaaatgaaggagcaaaaaatgttataaaaattatggataataaaatgattgTGTTACTAGATCCAAGTGATAATACTGATAATGTATTAAGACAAAATAGAACTAAAGAAAAAAGATATTGTTTTGATTACGTATTTGATGAGAATAATACTCAAGAagatgtatataataatagtgtAAAACCATTGGTAGATGCAGTAATAAAAGGATACAATTCAACTGTATTTGCATATGGAGCTACAGGTGCAGGAAAAACACACACTATTATaggttataaaaatgaacccGGTATTATGATGATGATATTACAAGatctatttaaaaaaataaaaacctTAAAGGCTATGAacgaatataaaataaaatgctcttttattgaaatatataatgaaaatatatgtgATCTTTTGAACCCATCAAGTGAATATCTTGATTTAAGAGAAGACCCTGTAAAAGGTATAACTGTTTCTAACCTTTTTGAAGTATGTACTACATCTGTTGAAGAAATTATGGAATTAATTCATACAGGAAATAGAAATAGAACCCAAGAACCCACAGATGCAAATAAAACCAGCTCAAGAAGTCATGGAGTATTACAAGTAACAGTTGAAGAAACAGAAAAAGGACAAGGATTATATCAACaaacaaaaaaaggaaaattgtGTGTTATAGATTTAGCAGGAAGTGAAAGAGCTAGCCAAACTAATAATAAAGGAATGAGAATGTTAGAAGGagcaaatataaatagaTCATTATTAGCTTTAGGAAATGTTATAAATGCATTAGTATCTAGAAGTAAAGGAACTAGTAAATCAAATTTTATACCATTTAGAGATAGCAAATTAACAAGATTATTAAAAGATTCATTAGGAGGTAATTGTAAAACATTAATGATTGCTAATATAAGCCCTTCACATCTATCTTATGAAGATACACATAATACACTAAAATATGCAAATCGagcaaaaaatattaaaaatgttgttACATCTAATTCTGTTGTAGTTAAACATCATTTAACTATGTATATAGATGTAAtcgaaaaattaaaaactgAAATAGAATGCTTAAAAGAACaattaaatgataaagaaaaaacaCACGATTTTATAATATCTGAATCTAATTCTACAAATTATGATTATTATGATTCAGTTAAAGATTGTGATAAAAATTCTTCTAGAGAGGAATTACTCAATATTATCTATTTCTTAAAACGTGAAAATCAAAAACTTAGATGTAATTTGGGTTCTATAACCCCACATATCTCAACTCAAGATTCGTCCACTCCTACAAATGAGCTTATCAAATATACAGaagaaattaataatatcaaaattattaatgaaaaattatttatagacaataaaaaattcaaagTTAATCTTCAAGAgtatattcaaataatagaaaatcTAAAAGAAGTTAATAAAGAATATAAGA is drawn from Plasmodium yoelii strain 17X genome assembly, chromosome: 2 and contains these coding sequences:
- a CDS encoding kinesin-8, putative; amino-acid sequence: MKDKEIVKLNSNGDNHLINLKNVQDQNLSSSGIPSRYSSFESDVQTPKQKNDNIYNTNKLNKSMNNTSLIADTQYCNNKTDDTNLSEKQLLQKYISNNSTYKYTNSIDHQNIMNTHNEDLSTYKRNDITEHIDIKNHNKENKKNEHEELKVGHDLNFHNNFYKKDEMCEKKLIEPIKNTSIKKEENQKDTMKIFVSNYGDNIYRNTEIDKHQTESCKNYTDQKYKTQYYDENKLSPLYKNKSDKFYDTFSEEKKELHFNSIDKLMKEIQIFNNSMQTITSNDPTFIQKNNKQIYSENNSNKRETNEINNSLIMENIVSSNISTDACFGESSQNSNRETSTILDNEEYNFQEYSNNNCYEKNESIKSFKNFVKSEIKTENPILYTEGKTPQHTESKQNNLMDSQLNKSDVEYTDQESDNNNLYKQNDVSPTSMKLTDVEPYAKLDNEESIETSKISSTQWEEMKKSFYDIENNLLYLNREKHCSLERNIEGTKLLNLNDSEMNEEMNEEMNQEMNEEKDETPKISYYTDHHYIEKNEEVIKSHLDSDKNSTIYNYIHKDSFPNYEYDDTETKHLNILKNCSEKDEAFQNKNHISEQFNYNYLHDSTNKQNSINLFTPKAYQNNPSCYYTDKEIDIHSPHSRRDVLPDLNLERCIYSKEGSPTGAIDTPNGVDTSNRTDTSNRTDTAKINPGGKGKTPRSSKSGGSTKASFAIVKTGKTKQTEKDIVKTPKIVKKNEGNARTSVNGNSSGNVGTKSPSSYNISSSSNYSTQCNNGGNGITPTSTKTNKNEKDITYNMNVVIRCRPMSNSEKNEGAKNVIKIMDNKMIVLLDPSDNTDNVLRQNRTKEKRYCFDYVFDENNTQEDVYNNSVKPLVDAVIKGYNSTVFAYGATGAGKTHTIIGYKNEPGIMMMILQDLFKKIKTLKAMNEYKIKCSFIEIYNENICDLLNPSSEYLDLREDPVKGITVSNLFEVCTTSVEEIMELIHTGNRNRTQEPTDANKTSSRSHGVLQVTVEETEKGQGLYQQTKKGKLCVIDLAGSERASQTNNKGMRMLEGANINRSLLALGNVINALVSRSKGTSKSNFIPFRDSKLTRLLKDSLGGNCKTLMIANISPSHLSYEDTHNTLKYANRAKNIKNVVTSNSVVVKHHLTMYIDVIEKLKTEIECLKEQLNDKEKTHDFIISESNSTNYDYYDSVKDCDKNSSREELLNIIYFLKRENQKLRCNLGSITPHISTQDSSTPTNELIKYTEEINNIKIINEKLFIDNKKFKVNLQEYIQIIENLKEVNKEYKNQFNSLKDMLYNHDVSHLQMCLWLDDLKRKYTQLKENITDKDNAQLLEGLQDELNKVLNERKQIKNFILNIEQNIVENKEINMDALKGNHIKMLEENKTKMENQLQINIKQTNNLINKLVANIKDDQMKSFMYLFYTNTLLMQEREDFQDLFELSSVIISHKEKHLHKLTDAPKISNLSSITKNKT